One Prosthecobacter dejongeii DNA window includes the following coding sequences:
- a CDS encoding SRPBCC domain-containing protein, which produces MSSTHSLNSVVSTGRVLPASPQQVFAAFQQPDRLAQWWGPEGFTNTFERFEFEPDGQWVFMMHAPNGANYPNESFFREIVPDEKIVIEHVVKPWFRLTVTLTPQGEHTHLAWDQEFESPEFAERMRPLSDTANEQVLDRLQALLAGGGVA; this is translated from the coding sequence ATGTCTTCGACGCATTCTTTGAACTCTGTGGTCAGCACCGGGCGTGTGCTGCCAGCCAGTCCCCAACAGGTCTTCGCCGCCTTTCAGCAGCCGGATCGGCTGGCGCAGTGGTGGGGACCGGAGGGGTTTACGAACACGTTTGAGCGGTTCGAATTTGAGCCGGACGGCCAGTGGGTCTTTATGATGCATGCGCCGAATGGGGCGAACTATCCGAATGAGAGTTTCTTCCGGGAGATCGTGCCGGATGAGAAGATCGTGATCGAGCATGTGGTGAAGCCCTGGTTTCGGCTGACGGTGACGCTGACCCCGCAGGGGGAGCACACGCATCTGGCCTGGGACCAGGAATTTGAAAGCCCCGAATTTGCCGAGCGGATGCGGCCGCTGAGTGACACGGCCAATGAGCAGGTGCTGGATCGGCTGCAGGCGCTGCTGGCGGGGGGGGGAGTGGCCTAA
- a CDS encoding LysR family transcriptional regulator, which produces MSFLNYHHLRYFRAIATEGSLTKAARHLKISQSALSVQLRSLEENLGQSLFERKHKALVLTESGRIALEYADSIFRSGEELADLLQNRASRSRSFLRVGAVANLSRNFQLTFLRPLIGREEVELIIHSGTLRELLMQLQNHTLDVVLSNTPVRRDAETGWHSHLLDEQSVSLVGHKTRRMKPFRFPDDLKTTPIVLPSLESSIRTAFDVLMDQTGIRPIIAAEVDDMAMLRLMARETKGVTLVPPVVVKDELENGTLVERHHFPQIKETFYAITPSRRFPNLILRELLTKKK; this is translated from the coding sequence ATGTCATTCTTAAACTACCACCACCTTCGTTACTTCCGCGCCATTGCCACCGAGGGCAGCCTGACAAAGGCAGCCCGACATTTAAAAATCTCCCAGTCCGCACTCAGCGTGCAGTTGCGCAGCCTGGAGGAAAATCTCGGCCAGTCTCTCTTTGAGCGTAAACACAAAGCCCTGGTGCTGACGGAGTCCGGCCGCATCGCCCTGGAGTATGCAGACTCCATCTTCCGCAGCGGCGAAGAGCTGGCCGACCTCCTACAAAATCGTGCCAGCCGCAGCCGCAGCTTCCTACGGGTAGGCGCAGTCGCCAATCTCTCGCGCAATTTCCAGCTCACCTTTCTTCGCCCTCTGATCGGGCGTGAGGAAGTGGAATTGATCATCCATTCCGGTACCCTGCGGGAACTCTTGATGCAGCTCCAGAATCACACCCTCGATGTCGTCCTGTCCAACACACCCGTGCGTCGCGACGCGGAAACAGGCTGGCACAGCCACCTCCTGGATGAGCAGTCGGTCAGCCTCGTCGGCCACAAAACCCGGAGAATGAAGCCCTTTCGTTTTCCCGATGATTTAAAAACAACCCCCATCGTGCTACCCAGCCTCGAAAGCAGCATACGAACCGCCTTTGATGTGCTGATGGACCAGACGGGAATTCGCCCCATCATCGCAGCAGAAGTGGATGATATGGCCATGCTACGACTGATGGCCCGTGAAACAAAAGGAGTCACGCTGGTGCCCCCTGTCGTGGTCAAAGACGAACTGGAAAATGGCACCTTGGTGGAAAGGCATCACTTTCCCCAAATCAAAGAAACCTTCTACGCCATTACTCCCAGCAGACGATTTCCAAACTTGATCCTGCGCGAGCTGCTGACCAAGAAAAAGTAA
- a CDS encoding proton-conducting transporter transmembrane domain-containing protein, which translates to MQHLALLFPHLLECPEWFALILLFVMAAVLVLMREGRQAAEGAALLARLYFAGAVVFGGMVLLAGSMRIEIAAYGPAKLAFLVDPLSVTLLALVSFLGLVVTRFSIHYLDGDPGQARFSRWLVLTLSCVLILAVSSNLLMFTLAWIGTSLCLHQLLTFYRERPAALLAARKKFYLSRLADLCMLGALVLVWQGYGTWEFHELFAHPVGPHSGGIAGLFVAAATLKSAQFPFHSWLPDTLETPTPVSALMHAGIINAGGFLIVRLSPLIIQSPTALNVLALTGAVTALLGSVVMMTQTSIKKSLAWSTVAQMGFMMLQCGLGAFALAIMHLVAHSLYKAHAFLSSGSVVGMVKSAWTPVGRPAAHPWVILGALVAAGVIGIGVALSPGLKVEMAPGRMLLVAVFIMALAHLLWTLWSSSLRGGLVVRGLLLALATTVACFAIHGVFEQWLHETIPAYMPPRGSLEYGMMALLALFFFAVLFLQTQLPTWGTHPTMARLYVHASNGFYLGAIFNRLIQKIIA; encoded by the coding sequence ATGCAGCACCTAGCCCTATTGTTTCCGCACCTGCTTGAATGTCCTGAATGGTTTGCGCTGATTTTGCTTTTTGTTATGGCGGCGGTCCTCGTTCTGATGCGGGAGGGAAGACAAGCTGCGGAAGGGGCGGCGTTGTTGGCACGCCTTTACTTTGCAGGGGCTGTGGTATTCGGGGGCATGGTGCTGCTGGCAGGATCGATGCGGATTGAAATCGCGGCTTATGGACCTGCGAAGCTGGCGTTTTTAGTGGATCCTCTTTCTGTCACTCTGTTAGCACTCGTGAGTTTTTTGGGGCTGGTGGTGACGCGCTTCTCCATCCATTATCTGGATGGAGATCCCGGCCAGGCGAGGTTTTCGCGCTGGCTTGTTCTCACTTTGAGTTGTGTGCTGATATTGGCTGTGTCGAGCAATCTACTCATGTTCACGTTGGCATGGATCGGGACAAGCCTTTGCTTGCATCAGTTGCTGACGTTCTACCGCGAGAGACCAGCGGCTTTGCTAGCTGCGCGGAAGAAATTTTACCTCAGTCGGCTGGCAGATCTATGCATGCTGGGTGCACTGGTGCTTGTCTGGCAGGGATATGGCACCTGGGAATTTCATGAGCTGTTTGCCCATCCTGTGGGGCCGCATTCGGGTGGCATTGCTGGTTTGTTCGTGGCTGCGGCCACGCTGAAGTCTGCCCAGTTTCCTTTTCACTCCTGGTTGCCGGACACGCTGGAGACCCCTACACCCGTCTCTGCACTGATGCATGCGGGCATCATCAATGCGGGAGGGTTTCTCATCGTGAGGTTAAGCCCGCTGATCATCCAGTCACCGACGGCACTCAACGTGCTTGCTCTAACGGGAGCGGTGACGGCTTTGTTAGGCTCGGTCGTCATGATGACTCAGACGAGTATTAAGAAGTCGCTCGCCTGGTCCACTGTGGCACAGATGGGCTTCATGATGTTGCAATGTGGTCTGGGTGCTTTTGCCCTGGCGATCATGCATCTGGTGGCGCACTCGCTTTACAAGGCCCATGCGTTTCTCAGCAGTGGAAGTGTGGTGGGCATGGTTAAGTCCGCCTGGACTCCCGTGGGCAGGCCTGCGGCACATCCCTGGGTCATCCTGGGGGCGCTGGTTGCGGCTGGGGTAATCGGGATAGGGGTGGCGCTATCACCCGGACTGAAGGTGGAGATGGCCCCTGGGCGGATGCTGCTGGTGGCTGTCTTTATCATGGCCTTGGCCCACCTGCTGTGGACTCTGTGGAGCAGCAGCCTGAGGGGGGGGCTGGTAGTCCGAGGATTACTCCTGGCGCTGGCGACCACGGTGGCTTGCTTCGCCATCCACGGCGTTTTCGAGCAGTGGCTGCATGAAACGATACCCGCCTACATGCCGCCACGTGGGAGCCTGGAATATGGGATGATGGCCCTACTGGCCCTGTTCTTCTTTGCGGTGCTCTTCCTCCAGACACAACTACCAACCTGGGGCACGCACCCAACCATGGCACGTCTGTATGTGCATGCCAGCAACGGTTTTTACCTGGGGGCAATTTTCAATCGGCTCATTCAAAAAATCATCGCCTAA
- a CDS encoding YbcC family protein, whose translation MNTTLDPMTASSKTLCSSSLTTDGKLVWLTHARRACKRIPPLWPLQSFVAVNPFVGLTDRPFVEVCELMQRVTKGGMLMSVEYFRQQFASGRINSRDLEEALARSDSELTVAQLLGWLKQPEMDPGAGIQSVAEIATASSKKNWSDFVTQEVSKWCACYCDEGQAAWRMPWKNQPLYTAWKKAYAIDATPRLLGLGGIHQVLNELPDKSCEAIPVMLDTLAVNADKVEDYLHRLLMTLPGWSSYLQYQAGRQGMCKDSLLDLLAVLLVFEVTLMKQFKTSGIHETWFHALTGVKPETGLMIQKQTLWHTALEIGFQRELCGQFKKAPQDRMTPGKARPAVQAVFCIDVRSEVMRRSLECVSAEVETLGFAGFFGMPIEHVPLGQRHAESRLPVLIAPKYRVREQPVCATPEEERLVRVKQQMARCTAYSWNAFRTSAVSSFSFVEAAGVSYAWHLLRDSFQWGPWVDKTKESCCTELILNSPNSLPNNPRDTSFKAGGIPWDDQVQLALAALKNMGLTENFARLVVLCGHGSNTKNNPYAAGLDCGACGGHAGDINARVATTILNEASVRRALEKEGFFIPCDTYFIAALHDTTTDVVRLLDAEKVPPSHELDVQQLRLWFADATRRCRDERAPSLGIYEKGGLQVENLIIERSRDWSQVRPEWGLVNNAAFIVAPRARTQALNLHGRVFLHNYDHQSDSTGSTLELIMTAPMIVTSWINLQYFASTVNHRLWGSGSKVTHNVVGTFGVQQGNGGDLQSGLPIQSLHNGDAWMHEPLRLSVFIEAPRVNIEHVLAKHENVRQLVNHGWLHLYALEEEGKIISRRDLNGNWQMA comes from the coding sequence ATGAATACCACACTCGACCCCATGACTGCCTCTTCCAAGACTCTCTGCTCATCCAGCCTAACCACAGACGGTAAGTTAGTCTGGCTCACCCACGCCCGCAGGGCATGCAAACGCATTCCACCACTGTGGCCGCTACAAAGCTTCGTGGCGGTGAACCCATTTGTCGGCCTCACGGACCGGCCTTTTGTTGAAGTGTGTGAGCTGATGCAGCGAGTCACAAAGGGGGGCATGCTGATGAGTGTGGAATACTTCCGCCAGCAGTTTGCGAGTGGGAGAATCAACTCTCGTGATTTGGAGGAGGCACTGGCACGTTCGGATTCCGAGCTTACGGTGGCTCAACTTCTCGGCTGGCTGAAGCAACCTGAGATGGATCCTGGAGCGGGTATCCAAAGTGTGGCTGAAATTGCCACGGCATCCTCAAAGAAAAACTGGAGTGACTTCGTCACACAGGAAGTATCCAAATGGTGTGCCTGCTATTGTGACGAAGGCCAGGCAGCCTGGCGAATGCCCTGGAAAAACCAGCCACTCTACACGGCCTGGAAAAAGGCCTATGCGATTGATGCCACACCTAGGTTGCTCGGCCTTGGCGGGATTCATCAAGTCCTCAATGAACTCCCAGACAAGTCCTGTGAGGCCATCCCTGTGATGCTCGATACCCTGGCTGTAAATGCCGATAAGGTGGAGGACTATCTGCATCGTCTGCTGATGACGTTGCCTGGGTGGAGCAGTTATTTGCAGTATCAAGCTGGCAGACAGGGGATGTGTAAGGATTCATTGTTAGACCTGCTTGCCGTCCTGCTGGTCTTTGAGGTGACTTTGATGAAACAATTTAAGACCAGTGGCATTCATGAAACATGGTTCCATGCACTGACCGGGGTGAAGCCAGAGACGGGGCTCATGATCCAAAAGCAGACGTTGTGGCACACGGCGCTGGAGATCGGCTTTCAGCGGGAGTTGTGCGGCCAATTTAAAAAAGCACCTCAAGACAGGATGACGCCAGGAAAAGCCCGCCCTGCTGTCCAGGCGGTCTTCTGCATTGATGTGCGCTCTGAGGTCATGCGCAGGTCATTGGAATGCGTCTCTGCTGAAGTGGAAACCTTGGGGTTTGCTGGCTTCTTTGGGATGCCTATTGAGCATGTGCCTCTGGGCCAGAGGCATGCGGAATCTCGGCTGCCGGTGCTGATTGCGCCTAAATATCGCGTGAGAGAGCAGCCGGTATGTGCGACGCCCGAAGAAGAGCGTCTTGTTCGCGTCAAGCAACAGATGGCGAGGTGCACCGCATATTCGTGGAATGCTTTTAGAACCTCTGCGGTGAGCAGTTTCAGCTTTGTGGAGGCAGCGGGAGTGAGCTACGCCTGGCATCTGCTGAGGGACAGTTTTCAATGGGGACCTTGGGTGGACAAAACGAAAGAGAGCTGCTGCACGGAGTTGATCTTAAACTCGCCCAATAGTCTGCCGAACAATCCTCGGGATACCTCCTTCAAAGCCGGGGGAATCCCCTGGGACGATCAGGTGCAGCTTGCTCTGGCCGCTCTGAAAAACATGGGGCTGACGGAAAACTTCGCCAGGCTGGTGGTGCTTTGCGGTCATGGCAGCAACACGAAGAATAATCCGTATGCTGCGGGGCTGGATTGCGGTGCGTGCGGCGGTCATGCAGGGGATATCAATGCGCGAGTTGCGACGACTATTCTGAACGAGGCATCTGTTCGCAGGGCTTTGGAAAAAGAAGGTTTCTTTATTCCCTGTGACACTTACTTCATCGCAGCTCTCCATGACACGACCACGGATGTAGTTAGGCTGCTTGATGCAGAAAAGGTCCCGCCTTCACATGAATTGGATGTTCAGCAGCTCCGGCTTTGGTTTGCCGATGCGACACGGCGCTGTCGTGACGAACGCGCCCCGAGTCTCGGCATCTATGAGAAAGGGGGGCTTCAGGTTGAAAACCTCATCATCGAACGTAGCCGCGACTGGTCGCAAGTGCGGCCCGAATGGGGACTGGTGAACAATGCTGCCTTTATCGTGGCCCCACGTGCTCGCACTCAGGCGTTAAATCTCCATGGCCGGGTCTTCCTGCATAACTATGACCACCAAAGCGATAGCACAGGTAGCACGCTAGAACTCATCATGACCGCGCCCATGATTGTCACGAGCTGGATCAACTTGCAATACTTCGCCAGCACGGTGAACCATCGTCTCTGGGGGAGCGGCAGTAAGGTCACCCATAATGTGGTAGGCACTTTCGGTGTTCAGCAGGGGAATGGCGGTGATTTGCAGTCTGGGCTGCCGATCCAAAGCTTGCACAATGGAGATGCATGGATGCATGAACCTCTGCGTCTCAGCGTCTTCATTGAAGCACCCCGCGTGAATATTGAGCATGTCCTGGCCAAACACGAGAATGTGCGGCAGCTCGTCAACCACGGTTGGCTGCATCTCTATGCCCTGGAAGAAGAGGGGAAAATAATCTCCCGTCGGGATTTGAACGGAAATTGGCAAATGGCCTAA
- a CDS encoding DUF2164 domain-containing protein, with product MNLFKDKKREVVASLQRYASQELGCELGDIQAGHLLEYFLKEIGPFAYNQGVEDAKAYFANKVEDLAGTCFEEGLTYWHKGAPGSRQVRRKP from the coding sequence ATGAACCTTTTCAAGGACAAGAAGCGCGAGGTAGTCGCGTCTTTGCAGCGTTATGCTTCGCAGGAGCTGGGCTGTGAGCTGGGGGACATCCAGGCGGGGCATCTGCTGGAGTACTTTCTGAAGGAGATCGGGCCGTTTGCGTACAATCAGGGGGTGGAGGATGCGAAAGCGTACTTTGCCAACAAGGTGGAGGATCTGGCGGGGACGTGCTTTGAGGAAGGGCTGACATATTGGCACAAGGGTGCGCCTGGAAGCCGGCAGGTGCGGCGGAAGCCGTGA
- a CDS encoding prolyl oligopeptidase family serine peptidase: MLRSLLLPLSFATLASAQLRPDGATASFRGSLPPKPVAALSAEQEAGLEKDLAEVTQAFQAVKKHERAADADIFLKAVRYALDFDEWYDKKAEDGVKKATALLAEAKTRIAALKAGKTPWMDGSGQKVLGFYSAIDGSAQPYGVEVPEGLEYGPGKKAVPMWIWLHGRGDTATDLHFVYSRLNAKKPGQFQPKGTIVIHPFGRYCNGWKSAGETDVFEARDDAKARFNVDADRIALTGFSMGGAGAWHMGAHFADQWACVHPGAGFADVKRYQKLTPDKYPAWYEQKLWGVYDVPDYARNFFNVPLVVYSGENDTQRDAAAYMEGILKNEGLTIPHLIGPGMGHKYHPEVIKEVQAKIEAAVEKGRNPMPKKVVLQTKSNRYNKMFWVTLGALEKQWEDGRIEAEIDGKAKLVRVKTTNVAVFDLDLPFWDQGDQAGYKVVINDSAPLEPNAHGYAWMTLNGESKPGWTGAGRNQRLGAKGWGEDGLIDSTFQESFTIVLPDKPCANPQVDAWVKTESAHFIQRWRSLMRGDPKVVKASEIPADAELANLCLWGDPQGNAVVARALKNLPVKWTVSELTMAGKSYDVATHVPVMSYAWVQDKQWHRIVLNSGLTFREAHDRTNSLQNPKLPDWAILDITQAPNAESAGRVVVADFFDEFWRVKAVQ; the protein is encoded by the coding sequence ATGCTGCGCTCGCTTCTTCTGCCCCTCTCTTTCGCCACCCTGGCTTCCGCTCAACTTCGTCCGGATGGGGCCACGGCCTCGTTCCGGGGTAGCCTGCCGCCAAAACCGGTGGCGGCGCTTTCTGCGGAGCAGGAGGCGGGGCTCGAAAAGGATCTGGCCGAGGTGACGCAGGCCTTCCAGGCGGTGAAGAAGCATGAGCGGGCGGCAGATGCGGATATCTTTTTGAAGGCAGTGCGCTATGCGCTGGATTTCGATGAGTGGTACGACAAGAAGGCCGAGGACGGCGTCAAGAAAGCGACGGCGCTGCTGGCGGAGGCGAAGACGCGCATCGCCGCGCTGAAGGCGGGCAAGACGCCCTGGATGGATGGCAGCGGGCAGAAGGTGCTGGGCTTTTACTCGGCCATTGATGGCAGTGCCCAGCCCTATGGGGTGGAGGTACCGGAGGGGCTGGAATATGGCCCAGGCAAGAAGGCGGTGCCGATGTGGATCTGGCTGCATGGGCGGGGCGATACGGCCACGGATTTGCACTTTGTTTACAGCCGCCTGAATGCGAAAAAGCCGGGCCAGTTTCAGCCGAAGGGCACGATTGTGATTCATCCTTTTGGCCGTTACTGCAATGGCTGGAAGAGTGCGGGGGAGACGGATGTTTTCGAGGCACGGGACGATGCGAAGGCCCGCTTTAACGTGGATGCGGACCGCATCGCGCTGACGGGCTTTAGCATGGGTGGGGCGGGGGCCTGGCACATGGGGGCGCACTTTGCGGACCAGTGGGCCTGTGTGCATCCCGGGGCGGGCTTTGCGGATGTGAAGCGCTATCAAAAGCTGACGCCGGACAAGTATCCCGCTTGGTATGAGCAGAAGCTGTGGGGCGTGTACGATGTGCCGGACTATGCGCGCAATTTTTTCAATGTGCCCCTGGTGGTGTACAGCGGTGAAAATGACACGCAGCGCGATGCAGCGGCCTACATGGAGGGTATCCTAAAAAACGAAGGGCTGACGATCCCGCACCTCATCGGCCCCGGCATGGGGCACAAGTATCACCCAGAGGTGATCAAGGAGGTACAGGCGAAGATCGAAGCTGCGGTGGAGAAGGGCAGGAATCCGATGCCGAAGAAGGTGGTGCTCCAGACGAAATCGAATCGGTACAACAAGATGTTTTGGGTCACTCTGGGGGCGCTCGAGAAGCAATGGGAAGATGGGCGTATCGAGGCGGAGATCGACGGCAAAGCCAAGCTGGTGCGGGTGAAGACGACCAACGTGGCCGTCTTTGATCTGGACCTGCCTTTCTGGGATCAGGGGGATCAGGCGGGCTATAAAGTGGTGATCAATGATTCAGCACCTCTTGAGCCTAATGCCCATGGATACGCCTGGATGACGCTGAATGGGGAATCCAAGCCTGGCTGGACAGGGGCGGGCCGGAATCAACGGCTTGGCGCGAAAGGCTGGGGAGAGGATGGGTTGATTGACTCGACGTTTCAGGAGAGCTTTACCATTGTGCTACCAGACAAGCCTTGTGCGAACCCGCAGGTGGATGCTTGGGTTAAAACAGAATCCGCCCATTTCATCCAACGCTGGCGCAGTCTGATGCGGGGAGACCCGAAAGTGGTGAAGGCCTCGGAAATCCCCGCTGATGCTGAGCTGGCCAATCTGTGCCTGTGGGGCGATCCGCAGGGCAATGCGGTGGTGGCGCGTGCGCTCAAAAATCTGCCAGTGAAATGGACGGTGTCTGAACTGACGATGGCTGGGAAGAGCTACGATGTGGCGACTCACGTGCCGGTGATGAGCTATGCCTGGGTGCAGGATAAGCAGTGGCACCGAATCGTGCTAAACTCCGGCCTGACTTTCCGGGAAGCGCATGACCGGACGAACTCGCTGCAGAACCCGAAGCTGCCAGACTGGGCCATTTTGGACATCACCCAGGCCCCGAATGCGGAGAGCGCAGGGAGGGTGGTGGTGGCGGACTTCTTTGATGAGTTCTGGCGCGTGAAGGCGGTGCAGTAA
- a CDS encoding DNA gyrase subunit B — translation MPDEIIESIDSNSTAVAVDQAYGADQIQKLEGLEAVRLRPGMYIGDPDERGLHHCVFEVVDNSIDEHLAGYCKNIWINIHTDGSISLQDDGRGIPVEMHPKAGIPTVELVLTSLHAGGKFGDGAYEFSGGLHGVGAKCVNALSDWFKCEVFRDGKIYAIGFERGKTTEPLTVLGDLDDPKTTGTKISFFPDATIFTVTTVFVFERLLVRLRELAFLNPGIRITLTDERGETERQEVLYYQEGVKQFVRELGADKDKIHPDAIALAGRREVVIDDKNKFILVDCVLQWNKGLNEQTLCFANAIPNPDGGTHYSGLKAALTRAVKAYINTNPKSFKDKLPDIESDDCREGLICVLSVKLPNPRFNSQTKVKLVNGEVEGVVSSIVYEGLMRFFDETPDIAVTVINNIIIAAKSREAARKAREAIRKDAMSSGGLPGKLADCSERDPSKTELFIVEGDSAGGSAKMGRNRHNQAILPLRGKLINTEKARLEKVLQNKEVQTMITAIGTGIGGDSEVEGSFNIEKLRYHKIVIMTDADVDGSHIRTLLLTFFFRQMPELVKGGHIYVAQPPLYQVTRKKREEYVQDDAEMDAMLLEMGSGEISLRNISDGSTVADDRLKSILELLVPVAKFADIIRRHGGDFEAYLQARDEVSGNLPHYLVSIREGNEAKILYFLGNEQLAAFARENNDLHLFGKPEVDPEGNGAAAPKAHRRARLIEIHEAHGMKRRFQQLDELGLHVDHFSSQDVPLFEVIEGEGDHAKVHPVFSIPGILDKVMEIGKRGMEIKRFKGLGEMNAKQLFETTMDPNKRTLLQVKLDESNAQEAERIFTILMGDVVEPRKHFIEENALNVRNLDV, via the coding sequence ATGCCAGACGAAATCATTGAATCCATTGATTCAAACTCCACCGCTGTAGCTGTTGACCAGGCCTACGGTGCCGACCAGATCCAGAAGCTCGAAGGACTGGAAGCGGTGCGCCTCCGCCCAGGGATGTACATTGGCGATCCGGATGAGCGCGGCCTGCACCACTGCGTGTTCGAAGTGGTGGATAACTCGATTGACGAGCACCTGGCTGGCTACTGCAAAAACATCTGGATCAACATCCATACGGATGGCTCCATCAGCCTGCAGGACGATGGCCGTGGTATCCCAGTGGAAATGCACCCGAAGGCGGGAATCCCGACGGTGGAGTTGGTGCTCACCAGCCTGCACGCAGGTGGCAAATTCGGCGATGGGGCGTATGAGTTTTCCGGCGGTCTCCACGGCGTGGGGGCGAAGTGCGTGAATGCTCTCTCGGACTGGTTTAAGTGCGAAGTTTTCCGCGATGGCAAGATCTACGCGATCGGCTTTGAGCGTGGCAAAACGACGGAGCCGCTAACGGTGCTGGGCGATCTGGATGACCCGAAAACGACAGGAACGAAGATTTCGTTTTTCCCAGATGCGACGATCTTTACCGTGACGACGGTGTTTGTGTTTGAGCGCCTGTTGGTACGCCTGCGGGAGCTCGCTTTCCTGAACCCGGGCATCCGCATCACGCTGACCGATGAGCGCGGTGAGACGGAGCGCCAGGAAGTGCTGTATTACCAGGAAGGCGTGAAGCAGTTCGTGCGTGAACTTGGCGCGGACAAGGACAAGATTCACCCGGATGCCATCGCGCTGGCGGGTCGCCGCGAAGTGGTGATTGATGACAAGAATAAGTTCATCCTGGTGGACTGCGTGTTGCAGTGGAACAAGGGGCTGAATGAGCAAACGCTGTGCTTTGCCAACGCGATTCCGAACCCGGACGGCGGCACGCATTACAGCGGCCTGAAAGCGGCCCTCACCCGTGCGGTGAAGGCCTACATCAATACCAATCCAAAGAGCTTTAAGGATAAGTTGCCGGATATCGAGAGTGATGACTGCCGCGAAGGTCTGATCTGCGTGCTGAGCGTGAAGCTGCCGAACCCGCGCTTCAACTCCCAGACGAAGGTGAAGCTGGTGAATGGCGAGGTGGAGGGCGTGGTCAGTTCCATCGTCTATGAAGGGCTGATGCGTTTCTTTGATGAGACCCCGGACATCGCGGTCACCGTCATCAACAACATCATCATTGCGGCCAAGTCGCGTGAAGCAGCCCGCAAGGCTCGTGAAGCCATCCGCAAGGATGCCATGAGCAGCGGTGGTCTGCCTGGGAAATTGGCAGACTGCTCCGAGCGCGACCCATCGAAGACTGAGCTGTTTATTGTCGAGGGTGACTCCGCCGGTGGCTCTGCCAAAATGGGCCGCAATCGTCACAATCAAGCCATCCTGCCTCTGCGAGGCAAGCTGATCAACACGGAGAAGGCCCGCCTGGAGAAGGTGCTGCAGAACAAGGAAGTGCAGACCATGATCACCGCCATCGGCACCGGCATCGGTGGCGATAGCGAGGTGGAAGGCTCCTTCAACATCGAGAAGCTGCGCTATCACAAAATCGTCATCATGACCGATGCCGACGTGGATGGCTCCCACATCCGCACTCTGCTGCTGACGTTCTTCTTCCGCCAGATGCCGGAGCTGGTGAAAGGCGGCCACATCTACGTGGCGCAGCCGCCGCTTTATCAGGTGACGCGCAAGAAGCGCGAGGAGTACGTGCAGGACGACGCGGAAATGGACGCCATGCTGTTGGAAATGGGTTCGGGCGAAATCAGCCTGCGCAACATTTCCGATGGCAGCACGGTGGCGGATGACCGCCTGAAATCCATCTTGGAACTGCTGGTGCCAGTGGCGAAATTTGCCGACATCATCCGCCGTCATGGCGGCGATTTCGAGGCCTATCTCCAGGCTCGTGATGAGGTCTCCGGCAACCTGCCGCACTACCTCGTTTCAATCCGTGAAGGTAACGAGGCAAAGATTCTCTATTTCCTCGGCAATGAGCAGCTTGCCGCCTTTGCTCGCGAGAACAACGACCTGCATCTCTTTGGCAAACCCGAGGTGGATCCGGAAGGCAATGGAGCCGCTGCACCGAAGGCGCATCGCCGCGCTCGCCTCATCGAAATTCATGAAGCGCACGGCATGAAAAGACGCTTCCAGCAGTTGGATGAATTGGGCCTGCATGTGGACCATTTCAGCAGCCAGGACGTGCCGCTTTTCGAGGTCATCGAAGGCGAGGGAGATCACGCCAAAGTCCACCCCGTTTTCAGCATCCCCGGCATCCTGGACAAGGTGATGGAGATCGGCAAACGCGGGATGGAAATCAAGCGCTTCAAAGGTCTGGGTGAAATGAACGCCAAGCAGCTTTTTGAGACCACGATGGACCCGAACAAGCGCACGCTGCTTCAGGTTAAGCTTGATGAATCGAACGCCCAGGAAGCCGAGCGAATCTTCACCATTTTGATGGGTGATGTGGTAGAGCCCCGGAAGCATTTCATCGAAGAGAATGCGCTGAATGTGCGGAATTTGGATGTGTAA
- a CDS encoding four helix bundle protein — translation MATVDLTELRVYQLAMRVGSDVWSIVDGWPWFSKQALGLQWVRAADSIAANISEGYGRFSFKENARFCYYARGSLRETETWLAKSFERALVPPPFDLDLPMKLDALRRQLDNYIHSLGRSSASTLSEDPPHDGSSFIELPSLEEFLAQFDSSAS, via the coding sequence ATGGCCACTGTCGATCTCACAGAACTTCGTGTTTACCAACTCGCGATGCGGGTTGGGAGCGATGTGTGGTCCATTGTGGACGGCTGGCCCTGGTTCAGCAAACAGGCCCTTGGATTGCAGTGGGTTCGTGCGGCGGATTCCATCGCTGCCAATATCAGCGAGGGCTATGGTCGTTTCTCCTTCAAGGAGAACGCCCGGTTTTGCTATTATGCCCGAGGTTCACTCCGCGAAACGGAGACTTGGCTGGCCAAGTCTTTTGAGCGGGCATTGGTCCCTCCGCCCTTTGACCTGGACCTGCCCATGAAGCTCGACGCTTTGCGCCGGCAACTCGACAACTACATTCACTCACTCGGACGGTCTTCTGCCTCCACACTCAGCGAAGATCCTCCTCACGATGGTTCTTCGTTCATTGAACTTCCTTCTCTGGAAGAATTTTTAGCCCAATTCGATTCGTCAGCCTCCTAA